The following proteins are co-located in the Anomalospiza imberbis isolate Cuckoo-Finch-1a 21T00152 chromosome 1, ASM3175350v1, whole genome shotgun sequence genome:
- the TCF24 gene encoding transcription factor 24, with product MDCGHLAESSEGISSPGAEPDSLPPSCAGSDPCLPLAAGPRAGAAPGRPAAANAARERSRVQTLRHAFLELQRTLPSVPPDTKLSKLDVLLLATTYIAHLTRSLQDEEESPGEGLGALRGDGYLHPVKKWPMRSRLYIGATGQFLTHSAQGDSANHGETSTSSQI from the exons ATGGACTGTGGACACTTGGCAGAGAGCAGCGAGGGGATCTCCAGCCCGGGCGCAGAGCCCGACTCGCTGCCGCCTTCCTGTGCCGGCAGCGatccctgcctgcccttggcggccgggccgcgggccggggccgctccgggccgccccgccgccgccaaCGCCGCCCGGGAGCGCAGCCGGGTGCAGACCCTGCGCCACGCCTTCCTCGAGCTGCAGAGGACTCTGCCCTCGGTGCCGCCCGACACCAAGCTCTCCAAGCTGGATGTGCTCCTCCTGGCCACCACCTACATCGCACACCTCACCCGCAGCCTTCAGGATGAGGAGGAGTCACCGGGAGAGGGTTTGGGCGCACTCCGCGGGGATGGATACCTCCACCCTGTCAAG AAGTGGCCCATGCGTTCCAGGCTGTACATTGGAGCCACGGGGCAGTTTCTGACTCACTCGGCACAAGGAGACAGCGCAAACCATGGGGAAACATCAACATCTTCACAGATCTAA
- the MCMDC2 gene encoding minichromosome maintenance domain-containing protein 2 isoform X2, whose product MDPEIQKMREVVLVYLDRSGGLEKFVHDCKKYNDSKQSYAVYRFIISINPSDIAELDATLGNYILHNPLQAAQIFQSVCFIAIKTLSLIEQLQTEAQISILLKPTHLPPLPSYVLSLSAYPFNYTSQRFYMSEGIVIAIGTVTKYTQGARFLCTEETCPFSEGFRCIRVHCPGATESATVRTDFVCSLCSSPLQEDMKFRVLGDELANKMTIGNHYRIIGIPACVQNGLQVTACIEVNSIQLYKPNGPSFVSDNFKNLLSLTSSSCWRFTAVLANIFASQVVPPGTYNTLKLAILLSLVQTCEKENADYLDLLIMTSDTLVIDRLLNYSLCLLPRGIRHPLSSDIFPSVSKDKHGTGSASIQACSTVLAKGGICYIGDLSSYKKDKLELLQSVLESRTTTVFIPGKKYGEEADQQVTVSVQTNFWSFVDLDSSSKKHIQKENFLIGQMDVSLIPVNLVDGFGLLIYNEFSSCHLASPVVHHTLKKAINPEAKLYEVSQQFRTQDYEEFILFARDLHVELSSEAESLIQGYYLASRRVRRDSIHGSTLSASALKILISLAKAHAKLSLRQRVLEEDAVIAVLLLESSLTLKHGTSALCVAPNPVFPFDLSDENSLQQRDIYLMQCHHQLLKFIAAYSPGIHINTNEE is encoded by the exons ATGGAtcctgaaatacagaaaatgagGGAAGTTGTCCTTGTCTACCTTGACAGAAGTGGTGGCCTTGAGAAATTTGTGCATGATTGCAAAAAATATAATG ACTCAAAACAAAGTTATGCTGTTTATCGTTTCATTATTTCAATTAATCCTTCTGACATTGCTGAACTAGATGCAACTCTTGGAAACTATATTCTTCATAATCCCCTACAAGCTGCACAGATTTTTCAGTCA GTATGCTTCATAGCTATTAAGACATTATCATTAATTGAACAATTGCAGACAGAAGCCCAG ATCAGTATATTGCTGAAACCAACACATTTGCCACCTTTACCAAGTTATGTTCTGAGTCTTTCTGCATATCCCTTTAATTACACATCTCAAAGATTTTATATGTCTGAAGGGATAGTGATTGCAATAGGAACTGTAACAAAATACACACAAGGAGCAAGATTTCTTTGTACTGAGGAAACCTGCCCATTCTCTGAAG GGTTTAGGTGCATCAGAGTGCATTGTCCTGGAGCTACAGAGTCTGCTACAGTGAGGACTGATTTTGTGTGTAGCTTGTGTTCTTCACCACTTCAGGAAGACATGAAATTTAGAGTACTTGGTG ATGAACTGGCCAATAAAATGACAATAGGAAACCACTACAGGATTATAGGAATTCCAGCTTGTGTACAAAATGGCTTACAAGTGACTGCATGTATAGAAGTCAATAGTATACAGCTCTATAAACCAAATG GACCTTCTTTTGTCAGTGACAATTTTAAGAATCTGCTCTCACTGACTTCAAGTTCATGCTGGAGGTTTACTGCTGTCCTGGCCAACATCTTTGCTTCTCAAGTTGTTCCACCAGGCACTTACAATACTCTTAAACTTGCAATATTGCTGAGTCTAGTACAGacatgtgaaaaagaaaatgcagattatCTGGATCTCTTGATTATGACAAGTGACACGCTAGTAATTGACAG GCTTCTGAATTACAGCTTATGTCTTCTGCCTCGTGGTATACGACACCCACTTTCCAGtgacatttttccttctgtgtccAAAGATAAACACGGAACTGGAAGTGCCAGTATTCAAGCCTGCAGCACTGTGCTGGCCAAGGGTGGCATCTGTTACATAGGAGACTTAAGTTCATATAAAAAGGATAAACTTGAACTTCTACAGTCTG TGCTAGAGAGCAGAACAACAACAGTATTTATTCCTGGGAAGAAGTatggagaagaggctgaccaACAAGTTACTGTTTCAGTTCAGACCAACTTTTGGTCCTTTGTAGACCTGGACTCTTCCTCAAAGAAACATATACAAAAGGAGAACTTTCTAATTGGACAGATG GATGTGAGTTTGATTCCAGTTAACCTTGTAGATGGTTTTGGGCTCTTGATCTACAATGAGTTTTCTTCCTGTCACCTGGCTTCTCCTGTTGTACATCATACCTTGAAAAAAGCCATTAATCCTGAAGCCAAGCTGTACGAAGTCTCACAGCAGTTCAGGACACAAGATTACGAGGAG TTTATTTTGTTTGCAAGGGATCTTCATGTTGAACTGAGTTCAGAAGCAGAAAGTCTCATTCAGGGCTATTATCTTGCAAGTCGCAGGGTGAGAAGAGATTCCATTCATGGATCAACATTATCAGCCTCTGCACTAAAAATTCT GATTTCACTGGCTAAGGCTCATGCCAAGCTCAGTTTAAGACAGAGAGTACTTGAGGAAGATGCAGTGATTGCAGTCTTGTTACTTGAGTCATCGCTGACCCTAAAACATG GCACATCTGCACTATGTGTAGCACCAAATCCTGTATTTCCATTTGACCTCAGTGATGAAAACTCCCTGCAACAGAGAGATATTTACCTCATGCAGTGTCACCATCAACTGCTGAAGTTTATTGCTGCCTATAGCCCAGGAATTCACATTAACACTAATGAAGAGTAA
- the MCMDC2 gene encoding minichromosome maintenance domain-containing protein 2 isoform X3, whose product MSEGIVIAIGTVTKYTQGARFLCTEETCPFSEGFRCIRVHCPGATESATVRTDFVCSLCSSPLQEDMKFRVLGDKQIVEMIDAKILNALKGYSIDKSHFRIQAFTLFLRDELANKMTIGNHYRIIGIPACVQNGLQVTACIEVNSIQLYKPNGPSFVSDNFKNLLSLTSSSCWRFTAVLANIFASQVVPPGTYNTLKLAILLSLVQTCEKENADYLDLLIMTSDTLVIDRLLNYSLCLLPRGIRHPLSSDIFPSVSKDKHGTGSASIQACSTVLAKGGICYIGDLSSYKKDKLELLQSVLESRTTTVFIPGKKYGEEADQQVTVSVQTNFWSFVDLDSSSKKHIQKENFLIGQMDVSLIPVNLVDGFGLLIYNEFSSCHLASPVVHHTLKKAINPEAKLYEVSQQFRTQDYEEFILFARDLHVELSSEAESLIQGYYLASRRVRRDSIHGSTLSASALKILISLAKAHAKLSLRQRVLEEDAVIAVLLLESSLTLKHGTSALCVAPNPVFPFDLSDENSLQQRDIYLMQCHHQLLKFIAAYSPGIHINTNEE is encoded by the exons ATGTCTGAAGGGATAGTGATTGCAATAGGAACTGTAACAAAATACACACAAGGAGCAAGATTTCTTTGTACTGAGGAAACCTGCCCATTCTCTGAAG GGTTTAGGTGCATCAGAGTGCATTGTCCTGGAGCTACAGAGTCTGCTACAGTGAGGACTGATTTTGTGTGTAGCTTGTGTTCTTCACCACTTCAGGAAGACATGAAATTTAGAGTACTTGGTG ATAAACAAATAGTTGAAATGATTGATGCTAAAATTCTGAATGCTTTGAAAGGATATTCCATTGATAAATCACATTTTAGGATTCAGGCATTTACATTGTTCTTGAGAG ATGAACTGGCCAATAAAATGACAATAGGAAACCACTACAGGATTATAGGAATTCCAGCTTGTGTACAAAATGGCTTACAAGTGACTGCATGTATAGAAGTCAATAGTATACAGCTCTATAAACCAAATG GACCTTCTTTTGTCAGTGACAATTTTAAGAATCTGCTCTCACTGACTTCAAGTTCATGCTGGAGGTTTACTGCTGTCCTGGCCAACATCTTTGCTTCTCAAGTTGTTCCACCAGGCACTTACAATACTCTTAAACTTGCAATATTGCTGAGTCTAGTACAGacatgtgaaaaagaaaatgcagattatCTGGATCTCTTGATTATGACAAGTGACACGCTAGTAATTGACAG GCTTCTGAATTACAGCTTATGTCTTCTGCCTCGTGGTATACGACACCCACTTTCCAGtgacatttttccttctgtgtccAAAGATAAACACGGAACTGGAAGTGCCAGTATTCAAGCCTGCAGCACTGTGCTGGCCAAGGGTGGCATCTGTTACATAGGAGACTTAAGTTCATATAAAAAGGATAAACTTGAACTTCTACAGTCTG TGCTAGAGAGCAGAACAACAACAGTATTTATTCCTGGGAAGAAGTatggagaagaggctgaccaACAAGTTACTGTTTCAGTTCAGACCAACTTTTGGTCCTTTGTAGACCTGGACTCTTCCTCAAAGAAACATATACAAAAGGAGAACTTTCTAATTGGACAGATG GATGTGAGTTTGATTCCAGTTAACCTTGTAGATGGTTTTGGGCTCTTGATCTACAATGAGTTTTCTTCCTGTCACCTGGCTTCTCCTGTTGTACATCATACCTTGAAAAAAGCCATTAATCCTGAAGCCAAGCTGTACGAAGTCTCACAGCAGTTCAGGACACAAGATTACGAGGAG TTTATTTTGTTTGCAAGGGATCTTCATGTTGAACTGAGTTCAGAAGCAGAAAGTCTCATTCAGGGCTATTATCTTGCAAGTCGCAGGGTGAGAAGAGATTCCATTCATGGATCAACATTATCAGCCTCTGCACTAAAAATTCT GATTTCACTGGCTAAGGCTCATGCCAAGCTCAGTTTAAGACAGAGAGTACTTGAGGAAGATGCAGTGATTGCAGTCTTGTTACTTGAGTCATCGCTGACCCTAAAACATG GCACATCTGCACTATGTGTAGCACCAAATCCTGTATTTCCATTTGACCTCAGTGATGAAAACTCCCTGCAACAGAGAGATATTTACCTCATGCAGTGTCACCATCAACTGCTGAAGTTTATTGCTGCCTATAGCCCAGGAATTCACATTAACACTAATGAAGAGTAA
- the MCMDC2 gene encoding minichromosome maintenance domain-containing protein 2 isoform X1, producing the protein MDPEIQKMREVVLVYLDRSGGLEKFVHDCKKYNDSKQSYAVYRFIISINPSDIAELDATLGNYILHNPLQAAQIFQSVCFIAIKTLSLIEQLQTEAQISILLKPTHLPPLPSYVLSLSAYPFNYTSQRFYMSEGIVIAIGTVTKYTQGARFLCTEETCPFSEGFRCIRVHCPGATESATVRTDFVCSLCSSPLQEDMKFRVLGDKQIVEMIDAKILNALKGYSIDKSHFRIQAFTLFLRDELANKMTIGNHYRIIGIPACVQNGLQVTACIEVNSIQLYKPNGPSFVSDNFKNLLSLTSSSCWRFTAVLANIFASQVVPPGTYNTLKLAILLSLVQTCEKENADYLDLLIMTSDTLVIDRLLNYSLCLLPRGIRHPLSSDIFPSVSKDKHGTGSASIQACSTVLAKGGICYIGDLSSYKKDKLELLQSVLESRTTTVFIPGKKYGEEADQQVTVSVQTNFWSFVDLDSSSKKHIQKENFLIGQMDVSLIPVNLVDGFGLLIYNEFSSCHLASPVVHHTLKKAINPEAKLYEVSQQFRTQDYEEFILFARDLHVELSSEAESLIQGYYLASRRVRRDSIHGSTLSASALKILISLAKAHAKLSLRQRVLEEDAVIAVLLLESSLTLKHGTSALCVAPNPVFPFDLSDENSLQQRDIYLMQCHHQLLKFIAAYSPGIHINTNEE; encoded by the exons ATGGAtcctgaaatacagaaaatgagGGAAGTTGTCCTTGTCTACCTTGACAGAAGTGGTGGCCTTGAGAAATTTGTGCATGATTGCAAAAAATATAATG ACTCAAAACAAAGTTATGCTGTTTATCGTTTCATTATTTCAATTAATCCTTCTGACATTGCTGAACTAGATGCAACTCTTGGAAACTATATTCTTCATAATCCCCTACAAGCTGCACAGATTTTTCAGTCA GTATGCTTCATAGCTATTAAGACATTATCATTAATTGAACAATTGCAGACAGAAGCCCAG ATCAGTATATTGCTGAAACCAACACATTTGCCACCTTTACCAAGTTATGTTCTGAGTCTTTCTGCATATCCCTTTAATTACACATCTCAAAGATTTTATATGTCTGAAGGGATAGTGATTGCAATAGGAACTGTAACAAAATACACACAAGGAGCAAGATTTCTTTGTACTGAGGAAACCTGCCCATTCTCTGAAG GGTTTAGGTGCATCAGAGTGCATTGTCCTGGAGCTACAGAGTCTGCTACAGTGAGGACTGATTTTGTGTGTAGCTTGTGTTCTTCACCACTTCAGGAAGACATGAAATTTAGAGTACTTGGTG ATAAACAAATAGTTGAAATGATTGATGCTAAAATTCTGAATGCTTTGAAAGGATATTCCATTGATAAATCACATTTTAGGATTCAGGCATTTACATTGTTCTTGAGAG ATGAACTGGCCAATAAAATGACAATAGGAAACCACTACAGGATTATAGGAATTCCAGCTTGTGTACAAAATGGCTTACAAGTGACTGCATGTATAGAAGTCAATAGTATACAGCTCTATAAACCAAATG GACCTTCTTTTGTCAGTGACAATTTTAAGAATCTGCTCTCACTGACTTCAAGTTCATGCTGGAGGTTTACTGCTGTCCTGGCCAACATCTTTGCTTCTCAAGTTGTTCCACCAGGCACTTACAATACTCTTAAACTTGCAATATTGCTGAGTCTAGTACAGacatgtgaaaaagaaaatgcagattatCTGGATCTCTTGATTATGACAAGTGACACGCTAGTAATTGACAG GCTTCTGAATTACAGCTTATGTCTTCTGCCTCGTGGTATACGACACCCACTTTCCAGtgacatttttccttctgtgtccAAAGATAAACACGGAACTGGAAGTGCCAGTATTCAAGCCTGCAGCACTGTGCTGGCCAAGGGTGGCATCTGTTACATAGGAGACTTAAGTTCATATAAAAAGGATAAACTTGAACTTCTACAGTCTG TGCTAGAGAGCAGAACAACAACAGTATTTATTCCTGGGAAGAAGTatggagaagaggctgaccaACAAGTTACTGTTTCAGTTCAGACCAACTTTTGGTCCTTTGTAGACCTGGACTCTTCCTCAAAGAAACATATACAAAAGGAGAACTTTCTAATTGGACAGATG GATGTGAGTTTGATTCCAGTTAACCTTGTAGATGGTTTTGGGCTCTTGATCTACAATGAGTTTTCTTCCTGTCACCTGGCTTCTCCTGTTGTACATCATACCTTGAAAAAAGCCATTAATCCTGAAGCCAAGCTGTACGAAGTCTCACAGCAGTTCAGGACACAAGATTACGAGGAG TTTATTTTGTTTGCAAGGGATCTTCATGTTGAACTGAGTTCAGAAGCAGAAAGTCTCATTCAGGGCTATTATCTTGCAAGTCGCAGGGTGAGAAGAGATTCCATTCATGGATCAACATTATCAGCCTCTGCACTAAAAATTCT GATTTCACTGGCTAAGGCTCATGCCAAGCTCAGTTTAAGACAGAGAGTACTTGAGGAAGATGCAGTGATTGCAGTCTTGTTACTTGAGTCATCGCTGACCCTAAAACATG GCACATCTGCACTATGTGTAGCACCAAATCCTGTATTTCCATTTGACCTCAGTGATGAAAACTCCCTGCAACAGAGAGATATTTACCTCATGCAGTGTCACCATCAACTGCTGAAGTTTATTGCTGCCTATAGCCCAGGAATTCACATTAACACTAATGAAGAGTAA